The following are encoded together in the Oreochromis aureus strain Israel breed Guangdong linkage group 18, ZZ_aureus, whole genome shotgun sequence genome:
- the LOC120434425 gene encoding uncharacterized protein LOC120434425, with translation MLIKVKHRETKKYVKLEEVSFTDFMSAVQQKFLIPENAALKVTDEQGIEVDEDVFPELAGVKEVCFVIYTAEDILETESSKKLHDCSDLTHYVTLTPCDLTVLKQHVEEPSSPSLTDTLSVSTTSSQSSDTSDAGLQMVQPLLDSIHARNTVEQILTSKPAGVTVIHEYEKTGSLKDSTRRLMVNIIVAHMREKEGRTVSKATKEFHALGIVSLFPSLKDPYSKKGYEHFYDIQSNKGFLEWRSRLCNVNPKPHCITEQSGTERRAHITKDIWFH, from the exons ATGttgataaaagtaaaacacagagagacaaagaaatATGTCAAATTGGAAGAAGTCAGCTTCACAGATTTTATGAGTGCAG TGCAGCAGAAGTTTCTCATACCAGAAAATGCAGCACTGAAAGTCACGGATGAGCAGGGTATAGAGGTGGATGAGGATGTCTTTCCTGAACTTGCAGGAGTCAAAGAGGTGTGTTTTGTCATCTATACAGCTGAAG ACATCCTGGAAACAGAATCGTCCAAGAAGCTGCATGACTGCTCAGACCTAACACACTATGTGACACTCACACCTTGTG ATTTGACTGTCCTGAAGCAACATGTGGAAGAGCCCTCCTCTCCAAGTCTAACAGATACATTGTCTGTCTCAACCACCAGCAGTCAGAGCAGTGACACAAGTGATGCCGGACTTCAAATGGTTCAGCCTCTATTGGACAGCATACATGCAAGAAAT ACAGTGGAGCAGATTCTGACTTCCAAACCAGCAGGGGTGACTGTCATCCATGAGTATGAAAAAACTGGGAGTTTGAAAGATTCCACCAGGCGATTAATGGTGAACATCATTGTAGCTCACATGCGTGAAAAGGAAGG GAGAACTGTAAGTAAAGCAACAAAGGAGTTTCATGCGCTTGGAATCGTGTCACTCTTCCCATCTTTGAAGGATCCGTACTCCAAAAAGGGATAT gAGCATTTCTATGACATTCAGAGCAACAAAGGTTTTCTTGAGTGGCGATCAAGACTGTGCAACGTCAATCCAAAACCCCACTGCATCACAGAACAGAGTGGAACTGAAAGGAGGGCCCACATCACAAAGGACATTTGGTTTCACTAA